CCGAACAGTCCCCTCTGCATGGTCAGCAGAGAGGATCTGTCCCTGCCCCCTTGGTGCAACTGACCTCTGATCCTGTCCTGAGCCCCGGCATGGAGCCTGTCTGATAAGGCACCTTCTGCAAGGGACTGTGGGCAAGGAACAAGGGGGTGTCCAGAGGCTCCAAGTCCCCTGATGAGTTGAAATTTAGAACGCATTTTCCTATGGAAAATTGCCAAGGAAAGGTGGGCtaagtaaaaaataatgatgataacaTGTTTTTGCAGTAAAAAATTGAGTAGGCTTTTGGGTGAGAGGTGAAAACCCCAACTACCATGCATTGCAGCCCTCTGGTGGAAACTGTGCTTCAGACTCTAAATTTCAGGCTCTAGACTGACTCAGGGATGAATGTTTGGAAGGTGAAGACAATCTGTGGTCTCTTCTCCTGTAGAGCAGGAGTCAGCACTTTTCAAAGAGTGCCAGATTCTATATATCCTGCCACATGCTCTGTTGTTACAGCACAAAGAAGGCCATAGACAGCATGGCTGTGTTGGCAAATACACAAAACAGGCAATAAGCTGTATTTGGCCTTTAGGCTGCAGTTTTCCAACCCCTGCACTAACACAAGGAACTTAAAGGTGGCGGTGGTGGTATGCTGGAGCTAGCTTATATCAGCTTGCAATAGCCAATTGCTAACATCTCTTCCAAACTCTGTGCCTTCATGTTGGTAGTTTGAAATTGCCCATATTTGGAGTAGTTAtgccatggaaattggcaaaagCTGTATATCCACCATCACCAGCCCCCCTGAGAACCAGCTGTTCACATCACTAGGCATGTGTCCACCAGGATGAGAGTGAGGGTTGGAGTTGGTTGAGCCAGACAGTGCATGGGAATGTGGGAAGAAAATATTAGATGTCAGTCCCTATTTTATTTAGCCCTTGTAAATTTTTGAATTCTGTGTAAGTTTCATAATGTACCAATGCCTGCATTTCAAGACGTGTTCTAGACTTTGTTTAATTGATTAGGATAACTGGGACCAAAAAAATGTTTGGAGTCTACCACTCCTAACGCTATTTATTATATCCTGTGCTGGATAGCTCATTCCCAAACAGAGTGCCGGGTGAATAAAGGTCTTCTCTTCCTACTCCCAGGACAGCCTTCCTCTTGtccccacctgcctcaccctgccCCAGGACGTCGGATGGGGTAGGAGGAGTGACCAGCTGTGAAAGGAGCCTCTGGTTGGAATGTTTCCTATGGGAGTTTCTGTCACAGATTAAATGCCCTGAGATCACCTTTTGAGAGACATTAAATTTCATGAGATGAACAGTTATCATGTTGGGTATTATGAGTTGAATTAtgtcccccaaaaagatatgttgaggTCCTACCCCCCAGTAGCTGTGGATGTTACCTTacttggaaataaggtctttacAGATACAGGTCAACTTAAGATGAAGTCATTCGAGTGAGCCCTAATTCAGTATGACTCTGTCCTTCTAGGACATTCTggacacagaaacacagagagaagatAGTCAAGTGAAGATGGGGGCAGAGACTGGATTTTTGCTGCCACCAGCCGAGGAACCCTGGAGCTACCACAAACTGAagggaggcctggaacagattccCTCTCAGAGCCCTCAGAATGAACCAACACCTGGAGTTCAGACTTTGGCCTCCTGAActagttgttttaagccacccagtttatggttcTTTATGGGAGCCCTAACAAACCAATACTTTGGGATTCTCAGGTGTGATGCATAAGGGCCAAAACTTTTTCACTAAACATAAAGACCCATGATTACAATTAGTtaggaaaatgaaattcaaaaccaCCTGAGTTTATTTATACACATTTTCCAAAATGCATCTGCTTTGCAGGGGAAGTCATAGTACTATAGAAATAAGGAGAAGGCCATCATTTAAGTAGaagccttcctttcctttctccctccctctcttttttcttcctttcttcatttataaaaatcttaTGGAGTTCCTACAAGTGCCAAGCACTGCAGTGGGTTCTTGGGATACATCACAGAGCAAAGCACTTGTGGGACTTACAATGCTAGTGGGAGACACAAACAGTAAATATAAGAAGCAACTATATAGCATGTTAGAGTGAGAAAAATAAGACAGGGCAAAGGGGAGTCAGTAGTGCTGGGGTGAGAAAAGGTTGCAGCATTAAATGGGGTAGCCAATTTCAAACTACCAACATGAAGGCACAGACACAGAGTTTGGAAGAGATGTTAGCAATTGGCTATTGCAAGCTGATATAAGCTAGCTCCAGCACACCACCACCGCCACCTTTAAGCTCCTTGTGTTAGTGCAGGGGTTGGAAAACTGCCGCCTAAAGGCCAAATACAGCTTATTGCCTGTTTTTTGTATTTGCTAACACAGCCATGATGTCTGTGGCCTTCTTTGTGCTGTAACAACAGAGCATGCGGCAGGATATATAGAATCTGACACTCTATGAAAAGTGCTGACTCCTGCTCCACAGGAGAAGAGACCACAGATTGTCTTCACCTTCCAGATATTCATCCCTGAGTCAGTCTAGAGCCTGAAATTTAGAGCCTGAAGCACAGTTTCCACCAGAGGGCTACAATGCATGATAGTTGGGGTTTTCACCTCTCACCCAAAAGCCTACAATGTGATTATCACAACCATGCCTTTCGTGAAGTCAACAATACAGAGGGCCTTGTGCTTCCGTAAGGTGTTGATGCATTTGCTATCTTGGTGGAGCCTCACAGGAAGCATGAGTGACTCACGCCATAGTGACTCACTGTATCTCACCAGTTTGGAAGGGGATGGAGCAGGACCAAGCCCAGGCTGTCTGTGTCTCCATTTGGCCTGCATGTTCGGTCTCCTCAAGGCCATGGTCAGTAAGCCCCATCTCCTTTCTGCTAGTCTGTAAGGGAACCAAAGTCCTCACTGCCATGAGACAGCCCTGGCTCAGAGACTAATTTGAACAGCTGTGTCTTTGTCGTGAAAATAGTTTTGTGATATTATGAAGAAGACATGCCTTCCTCTCCAAAGTATCAGTGTCACCTGgcgacatttttttttcttttatgtagtgatacataatatttcacatatttatgGCATACATGCAAGTATTCATTACATGCACAGAAAGTGTAATGATCAAGGTAGAATGTTTGGAGTATTCCTCGCCTGGAATATTTACCATTTCTCTGTGTGGAGAACATCTACTAAATATACTGTGTACTTTTTTGTCACTGGGCTGGTGttgatcaccatcaccatcaggaTCAGAAACAGAAGCAGCCGACCTTATCGGAGCTCTTCCCATGGGTGTCATCTCACTTGACCTCCGTGCCTGGGGTGCTGTCCCTACTCCTCCTTTACGGGTGAGCTTTGTCTTCCTGCCCACCACCCACACGCCTGTCTCCTGAGATTAGCTCTCCAGCTCTGCTTTGAGGAACATCACTGGCCTCATTGGATACAGTCTTGGAGGGAGTGTTGATCAAGGTGTGCTGCCCTTCACTGACCAAGGAGTCGACACATGACCCAAACTAGGGCAGTCACATGCTTTGCTTAGAATCTCAATCTTTTGCTAACCGACAAAAAGCATGATTGGCTCTTACCCATCTGAGTGATGGGACCAACGTTTTCTGGCTTCTGTCATTTCTGGCCTGCCAGAAATCCCCGACTTGTTCTTTAGCATGTCTTTCCATTTTGAAAGTTACTTCACatgataggcagaataatggcacCCCAAAAATGTCCACATTCTAATCCCCAGACCCTGTGTATATGTTACATGACatagcaaaagggactttgcatcTGTGATTAAAGTTAAGCCTCTTTGAGATGGGAGAGTATCCTGGATATTGACGTGGGCCCAGTGTAAATTGCAAGCATTCTTATATGtgaaagaggaaggcaggagggtcagagtAAAGCAGTGTGAGAATAACCCAAGAAGCGAAGATGGGAGTGGGCCACTAGCCAAGGAATATAGgtggcctctggaagctggaaaaggcaaggaaattgactctcccctagagcctcccaAAGCAATGCAATCCTGCTGATACTTTGATTTTGGCCCAGTGAGACACATTCCAGACTGACCTCCATAACTGCAAGATAATACATTGCAttgtttaaaccactaagttggtggtaatttgttacagcagcagtaaGAAATGAATATACCCAATATCCTTCTAGAAAGCTCTTTTTATAGTATACTTTTTGCTTAAATCAGCTAGAAGCGATCATTATTGCTTGTAACTGAAGAGCTAAAACTAATAAACTAATTTCCAAGTCTCAGTCCCCTGTCTCCACCCCCTCACTCTGTTTCCAGGCCCTGATTTCTGTTCGGCCAGCCTTCCTCTCCCCCATTATGAGGATCTGAGCCCTGCTTAGTGATAGGACCATGCCCTTGTTGACAGGCCTCCCAGACACTACCTGGCTTCTCACCTGGTCTCCTGGCTGTCATCTGACCCAGATTCCTTGTCTCTGTGACTTTCCCACAGGTCAGGTCACCCTGCTCCTTACTTGGGACCCAACTACCCCTTTTCCATTATCACTTGGCTGGATCATGACTTGCTGTTACATTTCTTTCTTGCACACTGTGCCCTAGACACAGACTCAGCCACTTCTGCCCCAGGATCAATGCCCTCAGAATCTACCAAACCCCAGTAGGAAAGACTAATTCTAGAGCACAGCATGCACCCAGCTGCTCCTTCCCGCTGCAAGTATTGTAGTCAGACTGGCCCCATCATAGCATGTGACACACACATGGATGTCTGATGGTTCAGGGTAGCAGTACACAAGCAGAAGCTAGTCTCTTTCCAACCCAGaactttttaattaaacaaaCTTCTTGCTATATCCTAAAAACACAAATCCTTAAAGTATGAATGAGAAATGAAACTCACTGACAGAAAGGTTAGTGAGCAGGTTTTGTGCTTTTAGTTAGTTCAAATTAGCGAGGAAGGCATTCGATGGGGCAGTGTCCTAATCGCTGACCTCACTGGGGCTCATTTCAGCTTTGCAAACTGGTTGAAATGAAAATTCAATGTGTTTCCTGTTCTCAAATTTATCCGTCACTCCAACAGGCTCATTACAATTGCAGGAGGTGCAGACGAACCATCCGGGGTGAGCCGCCGACTCCAGCATGTTCCGGGAGCCCACCTGAGCCCTATAAAAGATGAAGGGCCGGCGTGCTGATTCCTTTTGGGCAGCCAGCTtcatcagtttcttcttctgtaaggTAAAAGGGATTAATTAGATAGCACAGGCTTTGAGAGGGAGGAAAACACAGCACATGTGCTCATCCTCCAGGCCTTTACacaggagaggaggaaaagagagaaggcagATGGTCCTTGGGGAAGATGACGTGTCAGCCTTGGTACTGGTATTTAAGGGATGATAAGCAATCATGCCCTCTTTTCCAGGCCCTCTTGTCccctagattaaaaataaattgagagagagagatgtaagAGTCAGATGGATACCAAAATCTCAGctctatagtttttaaaattagtttagaGACTATGGCTTAGATCTGTATCTAACTGAGCTTCCTAAGATTTCTCCCCTCAAGTGAAAGGATGCTCCATCCAGGACTAAATTTACAGGGCAGACACACTGCCCTCCAAGTGCTCCCTCACACCCTCCTACCCTGCAGCAGCACACCAGGGTCCTGGCCCAATTGTGTTGCTTGCTACATGGAGGGCCACAGCAGGAAGGGAGCGCCGCTGGCCCAGGGCCAGGACCAGTGGGCCCAGGAGAGGAGAACGGGTGCTCAGCTCCTTGTTGTCTCCCCGCTGTGAGGAGTCTCTCCTCCTTCCCTAGAAGGGGCAAGGAACAAGAGAAGAAGGTATGGGGCTCTTTTGCCTGGTGCTTCCAGAAAGGTGGATGTCCCTGTTATATTGGCCAAGATAAGAGTTTGCAGGAAAGCGAGAGGCATTGAGGATCTTGGCCTTTTACTTTGGGGTAGCCAAAGGCACAGGAAATTGAGCTAGAACTCTCACCTTCAACTGAAGGGATGGATGACTTTGTCCTTTATCCTTGTCACAGTAGAGACAAAACTCCCCTTTAGAGACACCCAAGAGAATCGGACTTCCTTTCTCCGCAGAGGCTGAGCTCAAGGATGAGGCTAACGCAAAGAAGATCTCTGGAAAAAGTCAGAACATGTGTGGGTTCTGAGAGCAGGGAAAGGTCTCTCCTGTCTGCTGGGGTTTCAGGCCTGATGTGCAGTCCCTCTCCTCTTGACTCTGTGGTCCACTTCTCCCTCCATCACACTGGTTTAAGCTTCCTCTTCTTCCAATCTAAGTGTCtgcctccttcttcttttcctgcCCTTCCAGAAAGACTCCTTTCAGATCGGTCATTGCTAGAGACCCTTCTTCTGATGCCCTAGTCCCTGGGGCCTCTCCTCCCCACTTCCACCACCTGCTGGAGATGAAGCATGGTATAGCATGGAGTTGAGCCCATCTAGTGGGAGGCCTTACCCCTGCTGGATAGGGACAGAAAACACAGCCAAAACTGAGAGTCACCTGGGCGTATGTAGTTTTTATCTGGAACTGCTATGAGATTCCCTGAGTCCAGGACCAGTACTTTGTGATCCTGGTCATGAATGCTGAATTTCTTCGGGTTTAAGTTCTTCACCTTTGGACCTAGATCAATATCACCAGATATCAACACTTCACATTGAAAATGGAAGACTCAGCCCTTTCTTCCCCACATCCAAGGGTCCCAGTCCTAGCTCTCCACCCTGCCTGTGGGCTCAGACATCACAGCCACTGAATATTTCTTCCACTCCCGGGCTTTCTGTCTTGCTGGGACAAGCAATTAAGCATTCTGTGCAAGCACATGGGTAACAGATTTGGACAAATAGattgaaatcccagctctgctgtaGGACAGAGGACAAGTTACTAAATCTCTCCAAacctcaatgtcctcatctgtgaaatgagagtaATAGCAGCACCTACTTGAGAGAGGagttatgagaaataaaatgcttactCAAATAAGTAGCACTTAGCCTGAGCAAAGAAAATGTCTGGCCTATAAAAAGGACTTTTTATAATCATTGTTTTTCTTAACTCTCTTTTTTGCACCCTCTGACTGGAGGCATCATTCCATCAGCAGTGCCTAGAGTGGGACAGATCCCTGCACTGGCCAGGCTAAGGGAGCGGTGATGGAAGAGTTGGGAGGGATGGAGGCAGGAAGCCCCCAGGAGCCCAGCATGGTGCAAGGCTGAGCTGGAACTTTAGTGGCTCCTTTGAAAAGCCACAAATCTTGCACCTGGCCCTGGAGGAACAACTTCTAGCAGCAGGACCAGCCACAACAGTGCTCAGAGGGTTCTTAGGGCGTGGTCTCCTAGCAACTCATTTGGGCCAGGCCTGCCTAGAGTAGGGTCTTAAAAGGGAACCTTCCCTCCTGGCCTCTGATTGGATAGGTGACCCTCACCTCCGCAAAGAGCTTGGGCACTTGTTTGATAAAGGGCAGGGGCCCCCATGCTGGGCCAGTGACTGTCAAGAATGGGTGGGTGGCTGGAAAATGGCAAATGTGACAATATGAAAACACAGTAACCACCACACTATGTGAAGCTATAATATGGGTATCTGTGATAGGCAATTCTAATGTAGAGAATAATTCTAAGGTGTCATTCTCTTCCCATGCCATAAGCACATGGCCTCTGTCTGGGTTTCTCACTGTAGAATGTCCTCCTGGTCTCCTCATGCCCAAAGAGTGGGGAGGACTCCTCCTGTAACACCGGCTTTCCTGCCACCTCCTCTCTGCAGCCCTCCTCAGCCCCCTCTGCACATGGTAGCTTGCTTTCTGGTGCTGCAGTGCTCTGCACTCATCAGTGGTACCTGCACACAGGTattggcatccttgtcttgctgcCCTATAGCACTGTAAGCGCCCCAGGAGCAGGCTTCCTATCTGACTCACCTGTgatcctccacctcccaccctgtAGTGCCCCAAGCATCGTGGACACTCTCAGTGTCTATGGAAGAGATGACTGGTCCCAGGCAAGATCCTAAGTAACTCCCCAATGATATGGGGTCAGATGAGATCCATGGTTCTCAGCCCTGCCTTACATCAGAATCTCCTCAGGAGCTTTTCTGGGCCCATCCCTGACAGTCTGAGTTCATGGAGCAGGTGCAGGTTGACTGAGTCACTGAGCTAGCTGAACTCTAAGCCTTTCCATTTCCCACACTTTAATGTGCAAGAAATCACCTGCGAACTATGGTTCAGTAGGTGTGGGTGGTGCCAAGGCTCTGTCTTTCTGATGCACTCCCAGAGCTGTGGGTGCTATTGATCTGAAGACACCCTTTGAGTGGCACGGCCTAAGGCTGTGGCTCTCAACCCTGGTGCACACTGGCAATCACCTGGTGGGTAGCATTTTAAGACCATGGATACCTGGGCCTCACACTCCTGAGATTCTCATTCAGTTAGTCCAGGGTGAGACTGgaaaatgctatttttaagaAGCTACTTTTCTAGCACCATCATTTTACTTTGTACCTCTTCAGTGCTTCTTAAAGctgttctttccttttgtttctgtttccctCCTATCACAGCCTGACATAGGATCTCAGCGTCTCACACGCAGACTAGTTCACTGTCCTCTTAAGTGGTCTTCGTGCTCATCATCCTTGACCCCAAATCTTTCTCAAGGCCACTCTGAAGGTGTGAGTGGTCTTAAGGTGCTGGCAGTTTTCTATAGGGAAGTTGTACTCCAACAGCAGCAGTAACATCAATGCCAGCACCAGCTTTAGGGCACTAGTAACTTTCTGTAGGGCAGTAGCTCTCAGACTTTCAAGGTGCATCATGATAACCTGGAAGGCTTGTTAAAGCAGCCCCTAGAGCCTCAGACCTCTAAGTTTCTGATGCAAGAGGTCTGTGGTGGGGCCTGGGAATCTGTATTCCTAACACTTCTAGGCGCTGATGCTGCTGACGTTTGAGGACCAGACTTGGAGAACCACTTCCCCCAGATTTGAAGGAGATCCCAGCCCTGACAAGGAGAAGTCAGGACAGGCCCGACAGAGAGGCTTGTGTGCTTGGTTCTACCTGGAGTAGACACAGTGCAGATCCAAAGCCAGCAATGGTGTAACTACAACAAAACTAA
The window above is part of the Symphalangus syndactylus isolate Jambi chromosome 14, NHGRI_mSymSyn1-v2.1_pri, whole genome shotgun sequence genome. Proteins encoded here:
- the IL37 gene encoding interleukin-37; this translates as MSFVGENSGVKMGSEDWEKDEPQCCLEDPAGSPLEPGPSLPATNFVHTSPKVKNLNPKKFSIHDQDHKVLVLDSGNLIAVPDKNYIRPEIFFALASSLSSASAEKGSPILLGVSKGEFCLYCDKDKGQSHPSLQLKKKKLMKLAAQKESARRPFIFYRAQVGSRNMLESAAHPGWFVCTSCNCNEPVGVTDKFENRKHIEFSFQPVCKAEMSPSEVSD